The segment AGCCGGCCGAGTACTGCAGCCTCGAGGCTCTCGATCTACCGCCGCAGGACTGGCCCGACCTGGTCGTGCTCAACGCCCTGGCGGACGCCGCCTTGACCACCCAGTGCGAGGCGCTGCTCGGCTCCGCCTACGCGCCGCTGGCCCAGCGCGTCGAGAAGCTGCTCGAGGAGGAGCGTTTCCATGCCGCCCATGGCGCCGCCTGGCTCCGCCGCCTCGCCCGCGCTGGGGAGAGCGCCCGTGGCACGCTGGCCCTCCCCTTGACGGCCGCGCTGCCCGCGCTGCTCCGCTGGTTGGGGCCGGACTCCCCGCGCGCTGCGGCGCTGCGCGAGGCAGGAGTGGTCAACGCCACGGGCAGCGCGCTCCGCGCCCGCTATCTCGAGCGCATCGCGCCGCTGCTTGCCGAGCTAGGCGACGCCGCACCCCCGCGCGCCCCGGCCGCCCCCGACTTCGCCGGCTTCGACGAGGCCAGGCGCCGCGTCTCGACGCACGGGCCGGACGCCGCGACCGTGGCGCGGATCCGGGGCGACAAGAACCGCGTCTTCCTCATGGACTGAGATGAGCCGCCCAGCCAAACG is part of the Gemmatimonadota bacterium genome and harbors:
- a CDS encoding phenylacetate-CoA oxygenase subunit PaaI, which produces MPAPAPTIELSPAARTATRDLILVLADSKRLLGMRYAEWILGAPELEASIACAAMAQDEWGHARLLYALLKDLGDDVDRLEHGREPAEYCSLEALDLPPQDWPDLVVLNALADAALTTQCEALLGSAYAPLAQRVEKLLEEERFHAAHGAAWLRRLARAGESARGTLALPLTAALPALLRWLGPDSPRAAALREAGVVNATGSALRARYLERIAPLLAELGDAAPPRAPAAPDFAGFDEARRRVSTHGPDAATVARIRGDKNRVFLMD